The following nucleotide sequence is from Fulvitalea axinellae.
GCACTTTGAGGTCGCCGATGGCTTTGAGCATTCCGAAGAGCAGATCCCGCCAGTTTTGTTCGTCGTCGGTATGGCGGTCTATTTTGGGGAGAATCTCGACGGTGATGCCGGCGGTATGGATAACGCCTACGTGTTGGTTGAATTTGACTCCCCTGTATATCGGGCTGAAGTAGCGGGGTTCGCGGGCGTGGAAGCGCTGGAGGGCTTCGATATGGTCGGCGGTGATTGTATGGCCGTTTAGGGTGTGGCCTATTTTTAGGGTTTGGTGTTCGTAGGTGGTGATGTTCATTTTGGAATATTTGCTGTCTGTATCCGGAAGAAGTCACCCGTATTCGGGTAGAGTGGGCATCAAAATCAGAAGAGGTGAAAAATCATTGTGGAGCGGACAGGGCATGCCCAGTCCCTACATGACCGTTTGGTGAATGTCGGGGCTGGACCATCCGCATGGGGGAGACAGGGCGTGCCCTGTCTGTACGGTTATTTGTTCTCTATCTTTAGACCGAAATCTATTAGAGCCTCTTTGAATTCTTCGTCGGTCATGTTTTCGACGTTGGCTAGGTGGTATGTGGGGTGGGGCTGTATATCGTGCTCGGAATCGTCAAAATTAGCGAAGGTTGTTTCGCTGTCTTCTTTGGCTACGAATCCTTGTCCTAGGACGAGGCCTATTTTGGCGTAGTCGTTATAAAAGTATTCTTGGAGTAGCGGGATGATTTTGTGCTGGAGCGCCGTTTTGAAGTCTTGGAGGTTTTTGAGGTTGATCAGGTAGCTGTGTCCTATGGCGTGGTCTCGGTCGAGGAGGGCTTCGAGGCGTTTGTTGAGGGTGGTTAGAAAATTGGTTAACGGTAGATCCATATTTAAGCGATCACCGAAGTCGCTTACGGCCCATTTTTTCCTTTCACCTTTATCTATCCCCATTTCCTCTATTTGACGGGTGATGCCGAGTTTGCTGTATAATGCGTCAGCTACTTCCCTGAAGTCTTTCCCGTACCAGTCCTCATCGGTTCTTTTAATGTTGTACTGATCATCATTCCAAAGTTTTACGATCTCTTCGGTCTGCTCTTCATTCAATAGGAGCTCTGGTCTTGGAGGCATTTCGATAAACTGGAAACGGCGCCGTAGGGCGGAGTCCAAGGCTTCGACACTGCGGTCGGCGGTATTCATGGTGCCTATGATGTGGAGATTTTTGGGTACGCCGAAGGGTTCTTTGCTGTAGGGCAGGGTGAGGGTGAGCTCCTCGGGGGCGCTGAGGCGTTTGTCGTCTTCGATCAGGGTAATGAGTTCGCCGAAGATGGCTGCTATGTTGCCACGGTTTATTTCGTCGATTATTAGGACATGCGGAGTTTCTTTTTTGGTATTCTCTGAAACTAATCCTTTCTTATCTTTAAGGTATTCGATGATTCGTCTGGCGTAGGTAATGTTGTAAACCCCTTCTTCATTTCCCGTTTCAAAGAGCCTTTGGATTTTAGCGATATTAACGGGATACCACGGATTTTCCTTGGAACTATCTTGAGGTTGTACATGGAATACTTTACCACCCCGATATGTGAGGCCAAAAGATGTCTGGCCATTTGGAATTTCCAGACCTTCCATTTTTTCAGTATTCAACAGTTCTTCTTTCAGGTTTGCTATTGTGGCTTCGAAGTTATTTTCTTCGGCTTGCGCTTTTGAGGCTATCGTCTTGAATATTCCGTCTTCAATATCGTAGGAAAGCTCTCCATTTTCGCTACTGGGCTTGATGCCTTCGACGAAGTCTTCATAGCTCATGCTTTGGTGGAAAGTGGTGAATACGATTTGGCCATTATCCAAGTATTCTTGAAAGCGTTTTTTGAGCTCAATCCTAACTTGTCTTTCAATTCCTTCTTCAGAGTCATTTTTGTTGGCCTTTTTCAGATCGGACTTTATTTTCCGTATTAGTTCTTTCTCTGAGATGTTCTGAATTATTGCCAAGGCTTTGTTTATGGTATTGTACGTTTTCCCAGTGCCGGGAGGGCCGTAGAGGATTTGGTTGAGGGGATGGTGGGATGTTTTCATTTTTCTAACGCTCTCTAAAAATTTATCTCTTATACTGTTCGTCTTTACTAGCATTTTCTGAAACTCTGCCTCACTGATCAGGTACTGATCTGTAAGCTTATGTTTCTTGAGTAATTCGTGTACTGTCGGAAGGGTTGTGTTGATGAAAACCTTAAGGTTTTGCAGATAGTCTAGACCCTTGTATTTTCCTTTTCCGAAAAAGTTTTTGGGGTCTATCTCAATGTTTAATCGCTTGGCTAGCTCGGTGTGGAAGTCAGTATCTTCCGGACTCATTCCCCCTTTAAAAGAAATCTCGATGTAATTATTGATTAGATCCCCTGTTTCCTGATCAAAGTTCAAGACAAATCCGATAGTCTGGATTTTTCTGTCTTGGTCCCCTTTTTTAAAAAAACCGATATAAATGTAGTTCGATCCCTGAAACCAGAAACCTTTCTCTAAACGCTTCTCTTTTGAACGTGAACTGTCCTGTTTTCTAAGAGAGAAAGTGAAATCAGGGTTCTCGGTCTTGTAATCGAGTAGGTATTGAAGTATCTCTTCGCTGATTATAGCGATTCTTCGGTTAAGGGTATCACTCATGTTTTATTATTCAGATCTGTGGGACTGGCAAGGTTGGAACCTTGCGGTATGGGTGGTCACCAGGCTAGAGCCCGGCGACAGCAGATGTATTTTGGTCCGCCCAGAAGCCGATGTTTGCCGTTAGCATCCGGGGAAAAAGTTTATGGGTTGCCCGTTTTTTGGAGGCTAGGGACTTGAGGGTCAATTTATGTTTATATTTTAATTATAACAAGTGTTTTCTGCTCTGCTTCGGCAGGACCGATGTGTACAGCCCTGTGTCCCTACATGACCATTCTGGTGTCAGCCAAGGCATGCCATGGCTCTACGTTTATGATCGATCTGTAGGGGTTTCGGGCCAATTATTTTTTTGTGATACCGGAGGGGGCGAAAGTTTTCGCTATTTTCGTTTTTTTGCGGTTTCGCCGTTTGGTGTCCGGCGCGTGGGCGCCGGCTTTTTCGGCGGGTATAATCTTGACTTATGACTTTACAACTGGACACGCTCGAATCCTGGCTGTGGGATTCGGCGGATATATTGCGCGGGAGCGTGGATTCATCGGATTTCAAAAACTACATCTTCGGTCTGCTTTTCCTGAAGCGCGCTTCGGACGTTTTTGACGAGGAGATAGAGACGCTGACGGAAGAGGAAGGCGATGGCTACGAATACGAGGACGCGTATGAGGACGTGCACTTCAAGATTCCGAAAGAGGCGCATTGGAAATACCTGATAGCCAAAGGGGAGAACATCGGGGAGGCTTTGGACAAGGCTTTCGCCTCGATTGAAGAGGAAAACGCCGCGCTGAAGATCGACGGCGTGCTGACGGCGGTGCATTTCGGCAACAAGGAAGTGCTGGGTGACGAGACCTTGCAACGCCTGCTGAATCACTTCAACAAATACAGCCTGCGCAACGCCGACCTCTACAAGCCGGACATGCTGGGCGACGCCTACGAGTACCTGATCCGTATGTTCGCCGACGACGCCGGCAAAAAGGGAGGGGAATTCTATACGCCCCGCGGGGTGGTGAAGCTGATCGTGAACCTGCTTAAGCCGGAGCCGGGCAACAAGGTATATGACCCGACCTGCGGGAGCGGCGGTATGCTGATCGAGTCGGCGCGCTATATCAGCAAGCAGGAAGGCGGAAAGACTTCCGGCGGGCAGATCAACTGTTCGTTGAGCGGGCAGGAAAAGAACCTGGGCACTTGGGCGATCTGTAAGCTGAATATGATCCTGCACAACTATACGGACGCGGATATCCAGAAAGGCGATACGCTTGCCGATCCGAAGCACCGTGACGCCAATGACGACTTTATGCTTCAGGATCGTGTGATTGCTAATCCTCCCTTTTCTTTGAATAAATGGTGGAACCGTATCGAGACGAATCTGGCGAAGAAAGTCGATAAAAACGGGAAGGAAAAAGAAGTGGCTCCGAACTACAACAAGGAAGTTTCGGATCCTTATGGCCGTTTCCAATACGGAATTCCTCCGCGTGGCTACGCCGATTTGGCTTTTCTTCAGCACATGTTGACGATGCTCAAAACCGACGGACGTATGGGTGTCGTCTTGCCTCATGGCGTATTGTTCCGTGGTGGAGCCGAAGGAAAAATCCGTCAGCAATTGTTGGAAAATGACCTGATCGAAGCTGTGGTAGGATTGCCTTCCGCTTTGTTTTACAATACGGGAATTCCCGCTTCGATTATCATTCTGAATAAACAAAAGCAAGAACATCTCAAAGACAAGCTTATCATCATCGATGGTTCGGAGCAGTACAAAGAAGGCAAGAACCAGAACGCACTGGAAAAGGAGCATGTAGACACGATCAGCGAATGGTTTGATACCTTCTATCTGAATCAGGAAGCCGATGAAGAAAACAAATACGCGCGATTGGTCGAGCTGAAAGAAATCGCCGAGAATGATTATAACCTGAACATTGCCCGCTATATCGATACTTCAGAGCCGGAACCGGAGATCAATGTCAGCGAAGTCTTGCAGGACATCCAGCGCATCGAAACCGAAGAGGCACAGATCGATAGCAAATTGAAAGGATTTTTAAACGAATTGGGGTATTGATTTATCAACAAAAGAAAATCAAATGACTAAAAATATAAATACAATCCCCAAAGGCTATAAACAAACTCCGATCGGGGTGATTCCCGAAGAATGGGAAGTGGTGAAGTTGGGGGATATAGCTGATGTAAAAGGTGGAAAAAGATTACCTAAGGGCGAGAATTTAATTGAGAAAAGGACTACACATCCTTATATTCGAGTTGCAGATATGAAAGAAAATGGAATAGATGAAAATAATATTTTATTTGTTCCAGATCATGTTTATCCAAAAATAAAAAATTACACAATATCAAAAGGAGATATATATATTTCTGTAGCTGGAACTTTAGGGATTGTAGGATTAATATCAAAAACTTTGGATGGTGCTAATCTTACAGAAAATGCCGATAAGATAACAAATATAAAAATAGAAAATGATTTTTTATTATGGGTTTTAAAGTCTGAGTTAATTCAATCTATAATATCAAAAGAATCAACATCTAATGCTCAACCAAAATTGGCTTTAGGAAGAATTAGAGAGTTTCTAATTCCAATTCCATCTTCTCCAGAACAACAAAAAATCGCTTCGATCCTAAGCACAGCCGATGAGAAGCTTCGCCAGATCGAGGAACAGATCACCCAGACCAAGGCACTCAAAAAAGGCCTTTCACAAAAGCTCCTTACCCGTGGCATCGGGCATACCACATTCAAAGACTCCAAACTCGGAGAAATTCCGGAGAGTTGGGAGGTTGTGAAGTTAGGGGAAATATGTAAAGTGAATCAAGGATTACAGATTCCAATAAGTAAAAGGTATTTAGAAAATGGAAGAAATCGTTATGTATATATCACTAATCAATACATAAACAAGGCTTCTGATGATTTAGAGGTTCATTATATTGAGAATCCTCCTAAGAATGTTATTTGTGAAGATGATGATATTTTAATGACAAGAACAGGAAATACTGGAATAGTAGTAACTAATCAATCAGGAGCATTTCATAATAATTTTTTTAAAATTGATTTTGATAGAGATAAATTAACTAGAATGTATTTATACTATCAATTAACTAGTGATTTTTATCAAAATATTATAAAAATAAAGGCAGGTTTAACTACCATACCGGATTTAAATCATGGAGATTTTTATAGTATCCATTTATTTCTCCCCCCATTCCCCGAACAACAAAAAATCGCTTCCATTCTCGGAGAAGTGGATGCCAAGCTCGCCAAGTTGGAAGAGAAAAAGACCGCTCATCAGCAGTTGAAAAAAGGCCTTATGCAGGATTTGTTGACGGGCAAGAAAAGGGTGAGTGCGTAAGGGATATTTTTGTAGATTAGGAATATGAACAAGATAGTGACCACATACTGCTTAAATCGATTTTCGATACAT
It contains:
- a CDS encoding restriction endonuclease subunit S; this encodes MTKNINTIPKGYKQTPIGVIPEEWEVVKLGDIADVKGGKRLPKGENLIEKRTTHPYIRVADMKENGIDENNILFVPDHVYPKIKNYTISKGDIYISVAGTLGIVGLISKTLDGANLTENADKITNIKIENDFLLWVLKSELIQSIISKESTSNAQPKLALGRIREFLIPIPSSPEQQKIASILSTADEKLRQIEEQITQTKALKKGLSQKLLTRGIGHTTFKDSKLGEIPESWEVVKLGEICKVNQGLQIPISKRYLENGRNRYVYITNQYINKASDDLEVHYIENPPKNVICEDDDILMTRTGNTGIVVTNQSGAFHNNFFKIDFDRDKLTRMYLYYQLTSDFYQNIIKIKAGLTTIPDLNHGDFYSIHLFLPPFPEQQKIASILGEVDAKLAKLEEKKTAHQQLKKGLMQDLLTGKKRVSA
- a CDS encoding McrB family protein; its protein translation is MSDTLNRRIAIISEEILQYLLDYKTENPDFTFSLRKQDSSRSKEKRLEKGFWFQGSNYIYIGFFKKGDQDRKIQTIGFVLNFDQETGDLINNYIEISFKGGMSPEDTDFHTELAKRLNIEIDPKNFFGKGKYKGLDYLQNLKVFINTTLPTVHELLKKHKLTDQYLISEAEFQKMLVKTNSIRDKFLESVRKMKTSHHPLNQILYGPPGTGKTYNTINKALAIIQNISEKELIRKIKSDLKKANKNDSEEGIERQVRIELKKRFQEYLDNGQIVFTTFHQSMSYEDFVEGIKPSSENGELSYDIEDGIFKTIASKAQAEENNFEATIANLKEELLNTEKMEGLEIPNGQTSFGLTYRGGKVFHVQPQDSSKENPWYPVNIAKIQRLFETGNEEGVYNITYARRIIEYLKDKKGLVSENTKKETPHVLIIDEINRGNIAAIFGELITLIEDDKRLSAPEELTLTLPYSKEPFGVPKNLHIIGTMNTADRSVEALDSALRRRFQFIEMPPRPELLLNEEQTEEIVKLWNDDQYNIKRTDEDWYGKDFREVADALYSKLGITRQIEEMGIDKGERKKWAVSDFGDRLNMDLPLTNFLTTLNKRLEALLDRDHAIGHSYLINLKNLQDFKTALQHKIIPLLQEYFYNDYAKIGLVLGQGFVAKEDSETTFANFDDSEHDIQPHPTYHLANVENMTDEEFKEALIDFGLKIENK
- a CDS encoding class I SAM-dependent DNA methyltransferase; translated protein: MTLQLDTLESWLWDSADILRGSVDSSDFKNYIFGLLFLKRASDVFDEEIETLTEEEGDGYEYEDAYEDVHFKIPKEAHWKYLIAKGENIGEALDKAFASIEEENAALKIDGVLTAVHFGNKEVLGDETLQRLLNHFNKYSLRNADLYKPDMLGDAYEYLIRMFADDAGKKGGEFYTPRGVVKLIVNLLKPEPGNKVYDPTCGSGGMLIESARYISKQEGGKTSGGQINCSLSGQEKNLGTWAICKLNMILHNYTDADIQKGDTLADPKHRDANDDFMLQDRVIANPPFSLNKWWNRIETNLAKKVDKNGKEKEVAPNYNKEVSDPYGRFQYGIPPRGYADLAFLQHMLTMLKTDGRMGVVLPHGVLFRGGAEGKIRQQLLENDLIEAVVGLPSALFYNTGIPASIIILNKQKQEHLKDKLIIIDGSEQYKEGKNQNALEKEHVDTISEWFDTFYLNQEADEENKYARLVELKEIAENDYNLNIARYIDTSEPEPEINVSEVLQDIQRIETEEAQIDSKLKGFLNELGY